The following are encoded in a window of Gammaproteobacteria bacterium genomic DNA:
- a CDS encoding ATP-binding protein, which produces MLKQPLLDQLHTLKLSGMRQALHEQLQMPDSDQLSFTDRLSLLVDRELTERANRRLQYRLQQARLPQQACREDLDYQHPRGLDKTLIQHLLGERWLVEHLNCLITGPTGVGKTWIACALAQHACRLGYTARYVRLPRLLPELALARADGRYPKLLREYAKAHVLVIDDWGLTPLTSEGRRDLLEILDDRHHRQSTLVTSQLPVASWHAYLDEPTLADALLDRLVHNAYTLNLTGESLRKRKTPLTNSITEQ; this is translated from the coding sequence ATGCTGAAACAACCCCTTCTCGATCAACTGCACACCTTGAAACTCAGCGGCATGCGTCAGGCCTTGCACGAGCAACTCCAGATGCCCGATAGCGATCAGCTCAGCTTTACGGATCGCTTGAGTCTCCTGGTTGATCGCGAACTGACCGAACGCGCGAATCGTCGCCTCCAGTACCGCTTACAGCAAGCCCGTTTGCCCCAGCAAGCCTGCCGGGAAGACCTGGATTACCAACATCCCCGGGGCCTGGATAAAACCCTCATCCAGCATCTGCTCGGTGAACGCTGGCTTGTGGAGCATCTCAACTGCCTGATTACCGGCCCCACCGGCGTGGGGAAAACATGGATTGCTTGTGCCTTGGCTCAGCATGCGTGTCGTCTGGGCTATACCGCGCGCTATGTCCGTTTGCCCCGCTTGCTCCCTGAACTGGCGTTGGCCCGCGCCGATGGCCGCTATCCCAAGCTGCTACGCGAGTACGCTAAAGCACACGTGTTGGTCATCGATGACTGGGGCTTAACACCGCTCACCAGCGAGGGCCGCCGTGATCTTCTGGAAATCCTCGATGACCGGCATCACCGTCAATCCACCCTCGTGACCAGCCAGTTGCCCGTGGCAAGCTGGCACGCCTATCTGGACGAACCCACTCTGGCTGATGCCCTCCTCGATCGGCTCGTCCATAACGCCTACACCCTCAAC
- a CDS encoding IS21 family transposase, with translation MRKIQEVLRLQAAGHSQPQIARSCGIGRSTVGEYLQRARRAGLGWPLPKGMMADELERRLFPPRPAAGSADRGKPDWATVHQELRRPGVTLWLLWEEYKATHPQGYQYTWFCQQYRAWVAHTDVVMRQTHRAGEKVFVDYAGPTVPIVDRITGELRQAQVFVAVLGASNYTYVEATWTQGLDDWLMAHVRAFAFFGGVPEIVVPDNLKTGVQTPHRYEPDLNPSYLELAAHYGVAVIPARVRKPRDKAKAESGVLVVERWILARLRHRTLFSLDELNTVIRELRDALNQRAFKKLPGSRQHWFATLEQPALRPLPAEPYVFAQWKKARVNIDYHIDIERHYYSVPYLLVRQEVEVRLTATTVEVFHQRQRVACHRRHPQPGRHTTVTAHMPKAHREYAEWTPERLVRWAHQTGPHTATLVERILATRPHPQQGYRSCLGILRLGKAYGADRLEAACQRALAIGGLSYKSIESILKHGLDQQRLPDAGTSPPPIPSTATHANVRGARYYQ, from the coding sequence GCCCCTGCCCAAGGGCATGATGGCCGATGAATTGGAACGACGGTTGTTTCCGCCGCGCCCCGCCGCTGGGTCTGCGGATCGCGGAAAACCGGATTGGGCCACCGTCCACCAGGAATTACGCCGCCCCGGCGTCACCTTGTGGCTCTTGTGGGAAGAGTACAAAGCCACGCATCCCCAGGGCTATCAATACACCTGGTTCTGCCAGCAGTATCGGGCTTGGGTGGCGCATACCGATGTGGTGATGCGCCAGACCCATCGGGCCGGTGAGAAGGTGTTTGTGGACTACGCCGGTCCCACCGTGCCCATCGTGGACCGCATCACGGGTGAACTCCGCCAGGCCCAAGTGTTTGTTGCGGTGCTGGGCGCCAGCAATTACACCTATGTGGAGGCGACCTGGACCCAAGGACTGGATGACTGGCTCATGGCGCATGTCCGGGCCTTTGCATTTTTCGGCGGTGTCCCGGAAATTGTGGTTCCAGATAATTTGAAAACCGGCGTCCAGACGCCGCACCGCTATGAGCCCGACCTCAACCCCAGTTATCTGGAGTTAGCCGCCCATTATGGCGTCGCGGTGATCCCCGCGCGTGTCCGAAAACCGCGTGATAAAGCCAAAGCGGAAAGTGGCGTGCTCGTGGTGGAACGCTGGATTCTGGCCCGCTTGCGCCATCGGACTCTGTTCAGTCTCGACGAACTCAACACGGTCATCCGCGAACTGCGCGACGCCCTCAATCAGCGCGCCTTCAAAAAACTCCCCGGTTCCCGTCAGCATTGGTTTGCAACGCTGGAACAACCGGCGTTGCGTCCCTTACCGGCCGAACCCTACGTGTTCGCGCAATGGAAAAAAGCGCGCGTCAACATTGACTATCACATTGACATCGAGCGCCATTACTATTCGGTCCCCTACCTCCTGGTGCGCCAGGAAGTGGAGGTGCGCCTGACCGCCACCACGGTCGAGGTCTTCCATCAACGTCAGCGGGTGGCTTGTCATCGCCGCCATCCGCAGCCTGGTCGCCATACCACCGTAACCGCCCACATGCCCAAAGCCCATCGGGAGTACGCCGAATGGACGCCCGAACGGTTAGTGCGCTGGGCTCACCAGACCGGCCCCCACACGGCGACTCTAGTGGAACGTATCCTGGCCACGCGGCCCCATCCTCAGCAGGGCTACCGCTCGTGCTTGGGCATCTTGCGTCTGGGCAAAGCCTATGGCGCCGACCGCTTGGAGGCCGCCTGTCAGCGCGCGTTAGCCATTGGGGGACTGAGTTACAAGAGCATCGAGTCGATTCTCAAGCATGGCCTGGACCAGCAACGCCTCCCGGATGCGGGGACTTCGCCACCGCCCATCCCTTCGACCGCGACCCACGCGAACGTGCGCGGCGCACGCTATTACCAATAA